One segment of Gadus chalcogrammus isolate NIFS_2021 chromosome 8, NIFS_Gcha_1.0, whole genome shotgun sequence DNA contains the following:
- the LOC130387931 gene encoding uncharacterized protein LOC130387931, translated as MLHDKSLYRVSTTKKGWRASREDCQKRKADLLVINSREELAFVSRLMDTSWVGLSDREKEGTHKWVDGTPMTSSWRHVKPRDDGGARDCVVAGEDGWSEEPCNRLHHWICEKVLDLDHLEAERNKEGSVMLTEEEEEAPSITEFHSSTHVLPVGQTARYTCHAGGTPEPTVEWLHNGRPLVRDSTDDQSEAWVERGFLFVRGGRYGVNTVCCMASNSAGTANHSAELLVFDACDLTLDPNTAHRGLSLSEDNRKVTWVGEDQSYPDHPDRFDSWEQVLGREALTGRCYWEVEREGWVGIGVTYRGITRRGREPLIHGSRLDVCSVTPGLLTTLYRSKTVSLQQLVEAAGPGLTGAGALGSLLGIRSVRVAQKLLELWRQKLCGTERSLLMKYSRGEALPDPTDPFPDIILSPALGEETGPLLAVSSPGKLSLHRADKATLYENIVKAIHKKGLSGRPPTS; from the exons ATGCTTCACGACAAGAGTCTCTACCGTGTTTCTACTACTAAGAAGGGCTGGAGGGCCAGTAGAGAAGACTGTCAGAAGAGAAAGGCAGACCTGCTGGTCATCAACAGCAGAgaagaactg GCGTTTGTCAGCAGATTGATGGATACTTCCTGGGTTGGACTGAGTgatcgagagaaagaggggacccacaagtgggtggatggtacccccatgacctcaag ttggagacacgttaaaccacgcgatgacggcggagcaagagactgcgtcgtagcaggggaggacggctggtctgaagagccgtgtaacagactgcaccactggatctgtgagaaggtcctagacctggatcatctggaggctgagcggaacaaagagg gttcagtgatgctcacggaggaggaggaggaggcccccagcatcacagagttccactcctctacccacgtgttgcccgtgggccaaacggcCCGCTACACCTGCCACGCCGGCGGCACGCCGGAGCCCACAGTAGAGTGGCTCCACAACGGCAGGCCCCTGGTGAGGGACAGCAcagacgaccaatcagaggcctgggtggagaggggcttcctcttcgtcagaggtgggaggtacggcgtgaacacggtctgctgcatggcgagcaacagcgctggcacggccaatcacagcgctgagctgcttgtctttg atgcctgtgacctcacactggaccccaacacggcccacagaggactctctctgtctgaggacaacaggaaggtgacgtgggttggagaggaccagtcgtatccggatcacccagacagatttgactcctgggagcaggtgttgggtagagaggctctgactggccgctgttactgggaggtagagagggaaggatgggttggtataggagtgacatacagaggaatcacaaggagaggacgg GAGCCTTTGATCCATGGGAGCAGGCTGGACGTCTGTAGCGTGACGCCCGGGCTGCTGACAACACTGTATAGGTCAAAGACTGTGAGCCTGCAGCAGCTGGTGGAGGCTGCAGGGCCGGGGCTGACGGGGGCCGGGGCCCTGGGCTCTCTCCTGGGCATTCGATCGGTCAGGGTGGCTCAGAAGCTGCTGGAGCTCTGGAGGCAGAAGCTCTGTGGGACGGAGAGGAGCCTCCTCATGAAGTACTCCCGAGGAGAGGCATTACCAGACCCCACGGACCCTTTTCCAGACATCATCCTTAGCCCAGCGTTAGGTGAAGAGACCGGCCCCCTGTTAGCTGTCAGCAGCCCGGGCAAGCTCAGCCTGCACCGGGCCGACAAGGCTACATTATACGAGAACATTGTGAAAGCAATACACAAGAAAGGACTGAGCGGCAGACCCCCCACA TCTTGA